The following are encoded together in the Mycteria americana isolate JAX WOST 10 ecotype Jacksonville Zoo and Gardens chromosome 2, USCA_MyAme_1.0, whole genome shotgun sequence genome:
- the ADNP2 gene encoding activity-dependent neuroprotector homeobox protein 2 isoform X1 → MFQIPVQNLDNIRKARKKVKGILVDLGLDSCRELLKNLKSFDPGEKHFCNTSWSDVSPWESVGKRKRYRTKPYCCSLCKFSSKLLTSFKNHLHRYHEDEMDQELVVPCPKCAFASDPKIVGKHIRMFHSSNKRIQNYTVSILDGMKQFRSDIINFTCLKCHFTDTLYYNMKKHVLMNHFQNLISTYFGQKPDESKENSIEHYCKKCNASANSQDSLMYHVLTAETHRDLENKLRSVISEHIKKPGLVKQMHIAPKPPQSVAVAAPSAGPATAPAGSVTAPACIQLAFPQNNQNQSVVQPKAVQNTVRSLTVPSASGSVPHTTSAPVATPSHVTLVSSNLPLGQNNVNIQPSPSQPIIVSHRLPLNQPVTAGTIPLNHSVGTVNRTVAPTVLPLNQPVRPGLFPINHPIGTINGPVAAGTLPVTQPVSPVNQPVAPGVLPVNRPVAPGVLSVNQSLGNVNRPIGPRVLPVAQTVASGVLQLNQPVASGVVPVRQPVRPGFLQLNQPVAPAVILVNQPVQPAVSQNTTFLTAGSILRQLIPTGKQVNGIPTYTLAPISVTLPVPPGGGVATVTPPQVPNQLMQSGTVTQLSQSPAGAPSPPVVLTSPNILLQASPPGPETSQAIRQAKQWKTCPVCNELFPSNVYQVHMEVAHKHGEVKMEDTPEPDKLAACAPFLRWMTEKTVRCFSCKCFLCEEELMKHLLMHGLACLFCTVTFHDLKSLVEHNKATHNGKKQLHADYSNRGFQLGNDAQGDLVFPHFDFSTVLPKEDIGEREVHLAVLAGLNSRTLVPVYIKVKPQTAEVNSRCNKKVLTCPFCFGTFVSKETYEMHLKERHHIMPTVHTILKSPAFKCIHCCGVYTGNMTLTAIAVHLLRCRSAPKDSNSSVKMQLERTEKKELLFVNGEKHDSVILKRKQSDSCFVAEDQRNKEQQPLSLSTGIALSPEKVNSGVVPFKRQKINTRTEMKKLPSSEGLRILAVDPKQYDHNSYEAQKQFLTDYFHERPYPSKKEMELLSSLLYAWKIDVASFFGKRRNICLKAINSHKPSVLLGFSMSELKNIKHSLNIKDESLDT, encoded by the exons aatctTAAAAGTTTTGACCCAGGTGAAAAACACTTTTGTAACACTTCATGGAGTGATGTCTCTCCTTGGGAGTCTGTGGGCAAAAGGAAG agaTACAGAACAAAGCCGTACTGCTGTAGCTTATGCAAGTTCTCGTCAAAATTGCTTACTTCATTCAAGAATCACTTGCACCGTTACCATGAGGATGAAATGGACCAAGAGCTGGTGGTTCCTTGCCCAAAATGTGCATTTGCTTCTGATCCCAAAATAGTGGGAAAACATATCCGGATGTTTCATTCATCTAATAAAAGAATACAGAACTATACAGTCAGCATTTTGGATGGCATGAAACAATTCAGGAGTGACATCATAAACTTTACATGTCTAAAATGTCACTTTACAGACACATTGTATTACAATATGAAGAAACATGTGCTGATGAACCATTTTCAAAACTTAATAAGTACATATTTTGGCCAGAAACCTGATGAAAGTAAAGAGAATTCTATTGAGCACTACTGTAAAAAATGTAATGCTTCTGCAAACAGCCAAGATTCTTTAATGTATCATGTCTTGACAGCTGAAACACACCGAGACCTGGAGAACAAACTTCGGTCTGTGATTTCAGAACATATTAAGAAACCAGGACTCGTGAAACAAATGCATATTGCTCCAAAGCCTCCCCAAAGTGTGGCAGTGGCGGCTCCATCTGCAGGACCTGCCACTGCCCCAGCAGGTTCCGTCACAGCTCCAGCTTGCATCCAGCTTGCATTTCCACAGAATAATCAAAATCAGAGTGTGGTGCAGCCAAAAGCAGTTCAAAACACAGTCAGATCACTGACTGTTCCAAGTGCCTCTGGTAGCGTTCCGCATACAACTTCTGCTCCGGTTGCTACCCCGTCGCATGTTACTCTTGTATCTAGTAATCTTCCTCTAGGTCAGAATAATGTTAATATTCAGCCATCACCTTCCCAGCCTATCATTGTTTCCCATAGGCTCCCCCTTAATCAGCCTGTGACGGCTGGAACTATTCCTCTTAATCATTCTGTTGGGACCGTAAATAGAACTGTGGCCCCCACAGTTCTTCCTCTTAATCAACCTGTCAGGCCTGGGCTCTTTCCTATTAATCATCCCATTGGTACTATAAATGGTCCGGTTGCAGCTGGAACACTACCTGTTACACAACCTGTCAGCCCTGTGAATCAACCGGTTGCACCAGGAGTCCTCCCTGTGAATCGACCGGTTGCACCAGGAGTTCTCTCTGTCAACCAATCACTTGGTAATGTGAATAGACCCATTGGTCCCAGGGTCCTTCCTGTGGCGCAGACAGTTGCGTCAGGGGTTCTCCAGCTTAACCAGCCTGTTGCCTCTGGTGTTGTTCCTGTCAGACAGCCTGTCAGACCGGGGTTTCTTCAGCTTAATCAGCCTGTTGCCCCAGCGGTTATCCTAGTAAATCAGCCAGTTCAACCTGCAGTTTctcaaaacacaacttttttgACTGCAGGTTCCATACTTAGGCAGTTGATTCCAACTGGTAAGCAAGTTAATGGGATACCTACGTACACGCTTGCCCCCATTTCAGTTACTTTGCCGGTACCTCCTGGTGGTGGAGTAGCAACTGTTACGCCACCACAAGTGCCCAACCAACTAATGCAGTCTGGGACAGTAACTCAGTTGTCCCAGTCACCGGCTGGTGCACCCTCTCCTCCAGTGGTTTTAACGTCTCCGAATATATTGTTACAAGCCTCCCCACCTGGTCCTGAAACAAGTCAGGCTATCAGACAGGCTAAGCAGTGGAAGACTTGCCCTGTTTGCAATGAGCTTTTCCCATCAAATGTCTACCAGGTGCACATGGAGGTGGCCCACAAACATGGTGAAGTAAAAATGGAGGACACCCCAGAACCTGACAAACTTGCAGCTTGCGCGCCCTTTCTAAGGTGGATGACGGAAAAGACAGTCCGGTGTTTCTCTTGTAAATGCTTTCTCTGTGAGGAAGAGCTCATGAAACATCTCTTGATGCATGGCTTAGCTTGCTTGTTTTGCACAGTTACTTTCCATGACTTAAAAAGCCTCGTGGAGCACAATAAAGCTACACACAATGGTAAAAAGCAGTTACATGCAGATTATAGCAACAGAGGATTTCAACTAGGTAATGATGCTCAGGGTGACCTTGTATTTCCACACTTTGATTTTAGTACAGTGTTACCAAAAGAAGACATTGGTGAAAGAGAAGTACATTTGGCAGTGCTTGCTGGACTAAATTCAAGGACACTTGTCCCTGTTTACATCAAAGTGAAACCTCAGACAGCAGAAGTGAACAGTAGATGCAACAAAAAAGTGTTAACCTGTCCCTTTTGCTTTGGTACGTTTGTTAGTAAAGAAACCtatgaaatgcatttgaaagagCGGCATCATATAATGCCAACTGTACATACAATTTTAAAGTCTCCTGCTTTCAAGTGCATCCACTGTTGTGGTGTGTACACTGGAAATATGACTCTGACAGCTATTGCTGTACACTTGCTCCGTTGTAGAAGTGCTCCCAAAGACAGCAACTCAAGTGTGAAGATGCAGCTTGAGCGTACTGAGAAGAAAGAGCTACTGTTTGTGAATGGTGAAAAgcatgattctgtgatactgaaaagaaagcagtCGGATTCCTGCTTTGTTGCAGAAGACCAAAGGAATAAGGAACAGCAGCCTCTGAGCTTAAGTACTGGCATAGCTCTATCTCCAGAAAAAGTGAATTCAGGGGTAGTGCCTTTCAAACGACAAAAGATTAATACTAGGACTGAGATGAAGAAGCTTCCTTCTAGTGAGGGTCTTCGCATTCTAGCAGTAGATCCTAAACAGTATGATCACAATTCGTATGAAGCTCAAAAACAGTTTCTGACAGACTACTTTCATGAGAGGCCATATCCTTCTAAAAAAGAGATGGAATTACTTTCCTCACTGTTATATGCGTGGAAAATTGATGTTGCATCATTCTTTGGAAAAAGGAGGAATATATGCTTAAAGGCGATAAATAGTCACAAACCATCTGTGCTGCTAGGTTTCAGTATGTCTGAACTAAAAAATATTAAGCACAGTTTGAATATAAAAGATGAATCATTAGATACGTAA
- the ADNP2 gene encoding activity-dependent neuroprotector homeobox protein 2 isoform X2 — MDQELVVPCPKCAFASDPKIVGKHIRMFHSSNKRIQNYTVSILDGMKQFRSDIINFTCLKCHFTDTLYYNMKKHVLMNHFQNLISTYFGQKPDESKENSIEHYCKKCNASANSQDSLMYHVLTAETHRDLENKLRSVISEHIKKPGLVKQMHIAPKPPQSVAVAAPSAGPATAPAGSVTAPACIQLAFPQNNQNQSVVQPKAVQNTVRSLTVPSASGSVPHTTSAPVATPSHVTLVSSNLPLGQNNVNIQPSPSQPIIVSHRLPLNQPVTAGTIPLNHSVGTVNRTVAPTVLPLNQPVRPGLFPINHPIGTINGPVAAGTLPVTQPVSPVNQPVAPGVLPVNRPVAPGVLSVNQSLGNVNRPIGPRVLPVAQTVASGVLQLNQPVASGVVPVRQPVRPGFLQLNQPVAPAVILVNQPVQPAVSQNTTFLTAGSILRQLIPTGKQVNGIPTYTLAPISVTLPVPPGGGVATVTPPQVPNQLMQSGTVTQLSQSPAGAPSPPVVLTSPNILLQASPPGPETSQAIRQAKQWKTCPVCNELFPSNVYQVHMEVAHKHGEVKMEDTPEPDKLAACAPFLRWMTEKTVRCFSCKCFLCEEELMKHLLMHGLACLFCTVTFHDLKSLVEHNKATHNGKKQLHADYSNRGFQLGNDAQGDLVFPHFDFSTVLPKEDIGEREVHLAVLAGLNSRTLVPVYIKVKPQTAEVNSRCNKKVLTCPFCFGTFVSKETYEMHLKERHHIMPTVHTILKSPAFKCIHCCGVYTGNMTLTAIAVHLLRCRSAPKDSNSSVKMQLERTEKKELLFVNGEKHDSVILKRKQSDSCFVAEDQRNKEQQPLSLSTGIALSPEKVNSGVVPFKRQKINTRTEMKKLPSSEGLRILAVDPKQYDHNSYEAQKQFLTDYFHERPYPSKKEMELLSSLLYAWKIDVASFFGKRRNICLKAINSHKPSVLLGFSMSELKNIKHSLNIKDESLDT; from the coding sequence ATGGACCAAGAGCTGGTGGTTCCTTGCCCAAAATGTGCATTTGCTTCTGATCCCAAAATAGTGGGAAAACATATCCGGATGTTTCATTCATCTAATAAAAGAATACAGAACTATACAGTCAGCATTTTGGATGGCATGAAACAATTCAGGAGTGACATCATAAACTTTACATGTCTAAAATGTCACTTTACAGACACATTGTATTACAATATGAAGAAACATGTGCTGATGAACCATTTTCAAAACTTAATAAGTACATATTTTGGCCAGAAACCTGATGAAAGTAAAGAGAATTCTATTGAGCACTACTGTAAAAAATGTAATGCTTCTGCAAACAGCCAAGATTCTTTAATGTATCATGTCTTGACAGCTGAAACACACCGAGACCTGGAGAACAAACTTCGGTCTGTGATTTCAGAACATATTAAGAAACCAGGACTCGTGAAACAAATGCATATTGCTCCAAAGCCTCCCCAAAGTGTGGCAGTGGCGGCTCCATCTGCAGGACCTGCCACTGCCCCAGCAGGTTCCGTCACAGCTCCAGCTTGCATCCAGCTTGCATTTCCACAGAATAATCAAAATCAGAGTGTGGTGCAGCCAAAAGCAGTTCAAAACACAGTCAGATCACTGACTGTTCCAAGTGCCTCTGGTAGCGTTCCGCATACAACTTCTGCTCCGGTTGCTACCCCGTCGCATGTTACTCTTGTATCTAGTAATCTTCCTCTAGGTCAGAATAATGTTAATATTCAGCCATCACCTTCCCAGCCTATCATTGTTTCCCATAGGCTCCCCCTTAATCAGCCTGTGACGGCTGGAACTATTCCTCTTAATCATTCTGTTGGGACCGTAAATAGAACTGTGGCCCCCACAGTTCTTCCTCTTAATCAACCTGTCAGGCCTGGGCTCTTTCCTATTAATCATCCCATTGGTACTATAAATGGTCCGGTTGCAGCTGGAACACTACCTGTTACACAACCTGTCAGCCCTGTGAATCAACCGGTTGCACCAGGAGTCCTCCCTGTGAATCGACCGGTTGCACCAGGAGTTCTCTCTGTCAACCAATCACTTGGTAATGTGAATAGACCCATTGGTCCCAGGGTCCTTCCTGTGGCGCAGACAGTTGCGTCAGGGGTTCTCCAGCTTAACCAGCCTGTTGCCTCTGGTGTTGTTCCTGTCAGACAGCCTGTCAGACCGGGGTTTCTTCAGCTTAATCAGCCTGTTGCCCCAGCGGTTATCCTAGTAAATCAGCCAGTTCAACCTGCAGTTTctcaaaacacaacttttttgACTGCAGGTTCCATACTTAGGCAGTTGATTCCAACTGGTAAGCAAGTTAATGGGATACCTACGTACACGCTTGCCCCCATTTCAGTTACTTTGCCGGTACCTCCTGGTGGTGGAGTAGCAACTGTTACGCCACCACAAGTGCCCAACCAACTAATGCAGTCTGGGACAGTAACTCAGTTGTCCCAGTCACCGGCTGGTGCACCCTCTCCTCCAGTGGTTTTAACGTCTCCGAATATATTGTTACAAGCCTCCCCACCTGGTCCTGAAACAAGTCAGGCTATCAGACAGGCTAAGCAGTGGAAGACTTGCCCTGTTTGCAATGAGCTTTTCCCATCAAATGTCTACCAGGTGCACATGGAGGTGGCCCACAAACATGGTGAAGTAAAAATGGAGGACACCCCAGAACCTGACAAACTTGCAGCTTGCGCGCCCTTTCTAAGGTGGATGACGGAAAAGACAGTCCGGTGTTTCTCTTGTAAATGCTTTCTCTGTGAGGAAGAGCTCATGAAACATCTCTTGATGCATGGCTTAGCTTGCTTGTTTTGCACAGTTACTTTCCATGACTTAAAAAGCCTCGTGGAGCACAATAAAGCTACACACAATGGTAAAAAGCAGTTACATGCAGATTATAGCAACAGAGGATTTCAACTAGGTAATGATGCTCAGGGTGACCTTGTATTTCCACACTTTGATTTTAGTACAGTGTTACCAAAAGAAGACATTGGTGAAAGAGAAGTACATTTGGCAGTGCTTGCTGGACTAAATTCAAGGACACTTGTCCCTGTTTACATCAAAGTGAAACCTCAGACAGCAGAAGTGAACAGTAGATGCAACAAAAAAGTGTTAACCTGTCCCTTTTGCTTTGGTACGTTTGTTAGTAAAGAAACCtatgaaatgcatttgaaagagCGGCATCATATAATGCCAACTGTACATACAATTTTAAAGTCTCCTGCTTTCAAGTGCATCCACTGTTGTGGTGTGTACACTGGAAATATGACTCTGACAGCTATTGCTGTACACTTGCTCCGTTGTAGAAGTGCTCCCAAAGACAGCAACTCAAGTGTGAAGATGCAGCTTGAGCGTACTGAGAAGAAAGAGCTACTGTTTGTGAATGGTGAAAAgcatgattctgtgatactgaaaagaaagcagtCGGATTCCTGCTTTGTTGCAGAAGACCAAAGGAATAAGGAACAGCAGCCTCTGAGCTTAAGTACTGGCATAGCTCTATCTCCAGAAAAAGTGAATTCAGGGGTAGTGCCTTTCAAACGACAAAAGATTAATACTAGGACTGAGATGAAGAAGCTTCCTTCTAGTGAGGGTCTTCGCATTCTAGCAGTAGATCCTAAACAGTATGATCACAATTCGTATGAAGCTCAAAAACAGTTTCTGACAGACTACTTTCATGAGAGGCCATATCCTTCTAAAAAAGAGATGGAATTACTTTCCTCACTGTTATATGCGTGGAAAATTGATGTTGCATCATTCTTTGGAAAAAGGAGGAATATATGCTTAAAGGCGATAAATAGTCACAAACCATCTGTGCTGCTAGGTTTCAGTATGTCTGAACTAAAAAATATTAAGCACAGTTTGAATATAAAAGATGAATCATTAGATACGTAA